The window AAGAGCTGGTGCGCGTGGGCGGCAAGACGTTCATCCGCCTGGGCACGGGCGGCATCCTGCAGAAGCACATCCCGGTGGGCAGCGTGATCATCGCCACGGCGGCCGTGCGCGGCGACGGCACCAGCCGCGAGTACTTTCCGCTAGAGTACCCGGCCGTGGCCAGCCTCGAAGTGGTCGAGGCGCTCGAGCAGGCGGCCAAGGCGCACGGATTAAAGCCGTTCGTGGGCATCATCCGCGGCCACGACGCGTTCTATATGGAATCGATGCTGGCACGGGGCGACTATCTGGCTCGCGAAAAGGTGTGGATCGACAGCAACGTACTGTGCACGGAGAACGAGTCGTCGCTCTTGTTCCCGCTGGCCACGGCGCGCGGCTGCCGCGCGGGCACCATCCTGGCCGTGGGCGGCCACCACCACTTTCCGAGGAAATCGATGTTTGCGGACGCGATGATGGACCTGTTGGGTCAGGTGACGCGGGTGACGCTGGATGCGGCTGTCCTGCTGGCCAAGGCAGGGCCGGGCAAGGGAGCAGCGACGTGTTCAAGCTGATCCGCAACGGCATCGGCTTCTGGGGGCCGGACCGGACCGTCGGACCGATGCACCTGTTGGTCGACGGCGACACCATTGCGGCGGTGAGCCGCAACGAGATTCCCGCGCCGGAGGGCGCCAGGGTCTATGACCTCAACGGGCGGCTCCTGCTGCCCGGGTTCGTCGACGCCCACACTCACCTGGCCCAGTCCTACGGCCGGGGCATTTATGACAATCGCCACCTGACGCAGTGGCTGTGGACGATGATCCGCTACCTGCACCTGGACGAGGACGAGACCTACACCGCAGCCCAACTGGCCTGCA of the Chloroflexi bacterium ADurb.Bin180 genome contains:
- the udp_3 gene encoding Uridine phosphorylase, whose translation is MERQPFTRLAPGDVAEIVLLPGDPKRARFIADFFDQAHLVAENRQYVTYTGTYQGTPISVLAPGIGCPAVAIAVEELVRVGGKTFIRLGTGGILQKHIPVGSVIIATAAVRGDGTSREYFPLEYPAVASLEVVEALEQAAKAHGLKPFVGIIRGHDAFYMESMLARGDYLAREKVWIDSNVLCTENESSLLFPLATARGCRAGTILAVGGHHHFPRKSMFADAMMDLLGQVTRVTLDAAVLLAKAGPGKGAATCSS